In Aegilops tauschii subsp. strangulata cultivar AL8/78 chromosome 3, Aet v6.0, whole genome shotgun sequence, one genomic interval encodes:
- the LOC109736553 gene encoding uncharacterized protein: protein MEVSVGRQPKGQLWLVLAVLVAFAMLGEAARSLPPPSLSASPTYAPIIKVIGKAYCYRCFNEAHPEESHGKEHLEGAMVKVTCQANDQAIVRFGYTESNGKYSVAITGLPLSGTFGADSCKVELHAAAGGSDCNVPMELNLSGVSVYSKSNEEVVLQANQVMAFGSKKTFAGCSKPHILPSMYPYNSPPLPSQHSSPPSNYKSPPVPYQHSPPPSNKFPPPSYQYPSPPQNFYSSPPPYQQSTPSNNYQAPPTSNNQTPTQKYLPPPYYYNSPPPNSHVAPPLPYLQSPPPYNYKSPLLPLSPTPPQHYNSPPPFNYGSSPPPYQYSPPLPPKHLQPNVPHANPLPASISPQPLYPYGSPPPASISPQPLYPYSSPPPYLNSYQSPPPPIQLPHVKSPPVSSTSPQPLHHYSSPPPSLLNSYQSPPPPIQLPHVKSPPVSSTPPQPLHHYSSPPPSLLNSYQSPPPPSHLS, encoded by the exons ATGGAAGTAAGCGTTGGACGCCAGCCAAAGGGTCAGCTATGGCTGGTCTTAGCCGTGCTGGTTGCCTTTGCAATGCTCGGTGAGGCAGCCAGAAGCTTGCCACCACCTTCTCTTTCAGCATCGCCAACGTATGCTCCTATCATTAAGGTGATAGGCAAAGCATACTGCTATAGATGCTTCAACGAGGCACACCCAGAAGAATCCCATGGGAAGGAGCACCTGGAAG GAGCCATGGTCAAGGTCACTTGCCAGGCCAATGACCAGGCAATAGTGAGATTTGGCTACACCGAAAGCAATGGCAAATACAGTGTGGCCATTACCGGGTTGCCACTTAGCGGCACCTTTGGGGCTGACTCGTGCAAGGTTGAGCTCCATGCAGCAGCAGGAGGATCTGACTGCAATGTGCCCATGGAGTTAAATCTCTCTGGAGTTAGCGTTTACTCAAAGTCCAATGAAGAAGTGGTTCTCCAAGCCAACCAAGTAATGGCATTTGGATCAAAGAAGACATTTGCTGGATGTTCAAAACCTCACATTCTACCATCAATGTATCCATATAATTCACCGCCACTCCCATCCCAGCATTCCTCACCTCCGTCCAACTACAAATCCCCACCAGTACCATACCAGCATTCACCACCTCCTTCTAACAAGTTTCCACCTCCATCATATCAGTATCCATCACCTCCACAGAACTTCTACTCTTCGCCGCCACCGTACCAACAGTCCACACCTTCAAACAACTACCAAGCTCCACCAACATCTAACAATCAAACACCAACCCAGAAGTATTTACCACCCCCATACTACTACAACTCCCCACCTCCGAACAGCCACGTAGCTCCACCACTGCCATACCTGCAGTCCCCACCTCCGTACAACTACAAGTCGCCTCTTCTACCATTGTCACCAACGCCTCCTCAACATTATAACTCTCCACCTCCATTTAACTATGGATCTTCACCCCCACCTTACCAATATTCTCCACCGCTACCTCCAAAACATCTACAACCAAATGTTCCTCATGCTAATCCGCTACCAGCATCAATATCTCCACAGCCTCTTTACCCCTATGGCTCTCCACCACCAGCATCAATATCTCCACAGCCTCTTTACCCCTACAGCTCTCCACCACCATATCTGAACTCTTACCAATCCCCACCACCACCGATTCAGCTTCCTCATGTAAAATCGCCACCAGTTTCTTCAACGTCTCCACAGCCTCTGCACCACTACAGCTCTCCACCACCATCGCTTCTGAACTCGTACCAATCCCCACCACCACCGATTCAGCTTCCTCATGTAAAATCGCCACCAGTTTCTTCAACGCCTCCACAGCCTCTGCACCACTACAGCTCACCACCACCATCGCTTCTGAACTCCTACCAATCCCCCCCACCACCGAGTCACCTGTCATAA
- the LOC109736555 gene encoding uncharacterized protein At3g49140, with translation MSAGATINWIRTPFQAQRFHDFSSLSFRCRNTFGSIQPCWLATDQDSSLSKVRVAADYSDSVPDSKYMRDRGYHPLEEIKERPKKKDISLTDVETARTVVEANSKGLLVFPARVHNEPHGHVSWSEFQYVVDDYGDIFFQVPDDGNILEDDDANNPVTVLIGTDGAIIGETSAVTSDFSDHVVVEDSMDMHDNDSKVDTEITDILIEWGMPVTMRSIHPIYFAKCLTKAVHDNHGEKIDNPSNGVSIVGYLRPAFIEEESYLRSLFGAECSADGYSSNWREEYNREPQPASGTNGLIDGDKSRLDINNTESSIDSTIYKLEMMSIELFSVYGKQFMIDPQDFQDAEPDLLSNHASDIIKRVKENSDQCTMALRSLCSRKKGLTVEDASLIGVDSLGIDVRAFSGLEARTVRFSFNAQALSERSAEKKIKRMLFPRYRKTVKASTEDEC, from the exons ATGTCGGCCGGTGCCACTATAAACTGGATCAGAACCCCATTTCAAGCCCAGAGATTTCATGACTTCTCAAGTTTAAG TTTTAGATGCCGAAACACTTTTGGATCAATTCAGCCTTGCTGGTTGGCAACTGATCAGGATTCATCCCTCTCCAAAGTCCGTGTGGCTGCAGACTACTCAGATTCAGTGCCAGATTCCAAGTACATGAGAGATCGAGGATACCATCCTCTTGAAGAAATCAAAGAACGCCCAAAGAAAAAAGACATTTCACTGACGGATGTAGAAACAGCTAGAACAGTAGTAGAG GCAAATAGCAAGGGATTGCTCGTATTTCCTGCCAGGGTGCATAATGAACCTCATGGACATGTTTCTTGGTCAGAGTTTCAGTATGTTGTTGATGACTATGGAG ACATTTTCTTTCAAGTACCTGATGATGGGAACATCTTGGAAGATGATGATGCAAACAACCCTGTG ACAGTTTTGATCGGAACGGATGGTGCCATTATCGGTGAAACTAGTGCGGTAACTAGTGATTTCAGCGACCACGTGGTCGTTGAGGATTCTATGGACATGCATGATAACGACAGCAAG GTTGACACAGAAATAACGGATATTCTTATAGAGTGGGGAATGCCAGTGACGATGCGTTCAATACATCCTATATATTTTGCCAAGTGTTTGACAAAG GCTGTTCATGATAATCATGGGGAGAAGATTGATAATCCATCAAACGGTGTATCTATTGTAGGATACCTGAGACCTGCTTTTATAGAAGAAGAGTCTTATTTGAGGAGTTTATTTGGTGCTGAATGCAGTGCCGATGGTTATTCATCTAATTGGAGAG AGGAATACAACAGAGAACCCCAGCCAGCTTCTGGAACCAATGGCCTAATTG ATGGTGATAAATCGAGATTGGACATCAACAATACGGAAAGTAGCATTGATTCAACCATCTACAAGCTGGAAATGATGTCAATTGAGCTGTTTTCCGTCTATGGTAAGCAG TTTATGATTGATCCACAAGACTTTCAAGATGCAGAACCAGATCTTCTTTCAAATCATGCTTCAGACATTATAAAACGCGTCAAAGAAAACAGTGATCAGTGTACCATGGCTCTAAGGTCCCTCTGTAGCCGGAAAAAAGGCCTTACAGTAGAG GATGCAAGTTTGATAGGTGTCGATAGTCTTGGTATCGACGTCAGAGCCTTTTCTGGCTTGGAAGCTCGGACAGTTCGATTTTCATTCAATGCCCAG GCGTTATCTGAACGTTCAGCCGAAAAGAAGATCAAGCGAATGCTTTTTCCGCGTTATCGCAAGACTGTGAAAGCTTCCACTGAAGATGAATGTTAG